The following proteins come from a genomic window of Acidobacteriota bacterium:
- a CDS encoding ATP-grasp domain-containing protein yields MKKVLVANRGEIAQSAIRCIREMGIETAAVCSQVEPDALHIRNADQVFILPGGHISLNYNSQERMLECALAAKADAIYCGYGFLSEVPEFAKACSDKGITFIGPDAGHLENLRNKPHCLEAAASLGIATPVHSATIANEDDLVVKAADIGYPVFLKPHWGSGGRRIIKAYRREDLLESYRGLIREREIRNLNIPYYLEKSIRSAVHLEFPVLADQHGNVVHFGERECVVQRRYQKIISETPSPRLKPETRLKMAEAALAIVRKLGFVGCGAVEFLLDPAGRWYFLEINPRIPVEYALTDLTCGVELIKEQVRIAAGEKLRFKGNAVTPTGHAVECRVNAEDPERDFRPSAGVISEYYLPGGYGYSVQSSVQNGMQVDIYFDPMILKLNCFASTREEALSKLRFSMSGVRIKGIRTNLSFIRRVIHSKEFVESTLTCDFKIEDYLSPRSKDKRRQEVAAIVTALEHELGMRAKTPGYRRMGGETSNWNLAGRLALLGRRDL; encoded by the coding sequence ATGAAGAAGGTCCTGGTGGCCAACCGCGGCGAGATCGCCCAGAGCGCCATCCGGTGCATCCGGGAGATGGGCATCGAGACCGCCGCCGTCTGCTCGCAGGTGGAGCCCGACGCGCTCCACATCCGGAACGCGGACCAGGTGTTCATCCTCCCCGGCGGGCACATCTCCCTCAACTACAACTCCCAGGAACGGATGCTCGAGTGTGCCCTGGCGGCCAAGGCCGACGCCATCTACTGCGGCTACGGTTTTCTCTCGGAGGTGCCGGAATTCGCCAAGGCCTGCAGCGACAAGGGCATCACCTTCATCGGCCCCGACGCCGGGCACCTGGAGAACCTCCGGAACAAGCCCCACTGCCTCGAGGCGGCGGCGTCCCTGGGCATCGCCACGCCGGTCCACTCCGCCACCATCGCCAACGAGGACGACCTGGTGGTCAAGGCCGCCGACATCGGCTACCCCGTCTTCCTGAAACCCCACTGGGGCTCCGGCGGCCGCCGCATCATCAAGGCCTACCGCCGCGAGGACCTCCTGGAGAGCTACCGGGGGCTCATCCGCGAGCGCGAGATCCGCAACCTCAACATTCCCTACTACCTCGAGAAGTCGATCCGGTCGGCGGTGCACCTGGAATTCCCGGTTCTGGCGGACCAGCACGGCAACGTCGTCCATTTCGGGGAGCGGGAGTGCGTCGTCCAGCGCCGCTACCAGAAGATCATCTCCGAGACCCCGTCCCCCCGCCTCAAGCCCGAGACCCGGCTCAAGATGGCCGAGGCCGCCCTGGCCATCGTCCGGAAGCTGGGCTTCGTCGGGTGCGGCGCGGTGGAATTCCTCCTCGACCCGGCGGGACGGTGGTACTTCCTGGAGATCAACCCCCGCATCCCCGTGGAGTACGCCCTCACCGACCTCACCTGCGGGGTGGAACTGATCAAGGAGCAGGTCCGCATCGCCGCCGGCGAGAAACTCCGGTTCAAGGGCAACGCCGTCACCCCCACCGGCCACGCCGTGGAGTGCCGGGTCAACGCCGAGGACCCCGAGCGCGATTTCAGGCCCTCGGCCGGGGTCATCTCGGAGTACTACCTGCCCGGCGGGTACGGTTACAGCGTGCAGTCCAGCGTCCAGAACGGCATGCAGGTGGACATCTACTTCGACCCCATGATCCTGAAGCTGAACTGCTTCGCCTCCACCCGCGAGGAGGCCCTCTCCAAGCTCCGCTTCTCCATGAGCGGGGTGCGCATCAAGGGGATCCGGACCAACCTCTCCTTCATCCGCCGGGTGATCCACTCGAAGGAGTTCGTGGAGAGCACCCTGACCTGCGACTTCAAGATCGAGGACTACCTGTCGCCCCGGTCCAAGGACAAGCGCCGCCAGGAGGTGGCGGCCATCGTCACCGCCCTGGAGCACGAACTGGGGATGCGGGCGAAGACCCCCGGCTATCGCCGGATGGGGGGCGAAACGAGCAACTGGAACCTGGCGGGTCGACTGGCGCTCCTCGGCCGTCGCGACCTGTAG
- a CDS encoding methylmalonyl-CoA carboxyltransferase, giving the protein MSSLREKTRELLDMVEAARQGGGVDRIKAQHDKGKMTARERLDILVDPGSFHELDMFVQHKCTDFGMEKQVYPGDGVVTGYGTINGRLVYVYAQDFTVLGGSLGKKCAEKICKVMDLAVQNGAPCIALNDSGGARIQEGVMSLAGYGDIFYRNTTCSGVIPQVAVIMGPCAGGAVYSPGIQDFIFMVKGTSHMFITGPDVIKAVTKEEVTQEELGSAATHNTLSGVAHFMVEDEAEALSRVKTLLGFLPANNLDLPPIVETTDDPQRICDDLYDIVPLDPIKAYEVKDVIRSVVDNGFFLEVHEHYAPNITVGFARLGGRSVGVVANNPQHFAGTLDINASVKGARFVRFCDAFNIPLVVLVDVPGFLPGKSQELNGIIRHGAKLMYAFSEATVPRVTVTLRKSYGGAYIVMNSKHIGADLSFAWPSAEIAVMGPEGAINVIFRKELAQAEDSAARRLQLLDDYRKKFANPKLPSEHGFIDEIIPPHLTRVRLVSAMESLQGKRTHKPARKHGNIPL; this is encoded by the coding sequence ATGTCATCGTTGAGAGAGAAGACCCGCGAACTCCTCGACATGGTGGAGGCCGCCCGGCAGGGCGGCGGGGTCGACCGGATCAAGGCCCAGCACGACAAGGGGAAGATGACGGCCCGGGAGCGGCTCGACATCCTGGTGGACCCCGGCTCCTTCCACGAACTGGACATGTTCGTCCAGCACAAGTGCACCGACTTCGGCATGGAGAAACAGGTTTACCCCGGGGACGGGGTCGTCACCGGCTACGGGACCATCAACGGCCGGCTGGTCTACGTCTACGCCCAGGACTTCACCGTGCTGGGCGGCTCCCTGGGCAAGAAGTGCGCCGAGAAGATCTGCAAGGTCATGGACCTGGCCGTCCAGAACGGCGCCCCCTGCATCGCCCTCAACGACAGCGGCGGGGCCCGCATCCAGGAAGGCGTGATGAGCCTGGCCGGCTACGGCGACATCTTCTACCGCAACACCACCTGTTCCGGGGTGATCCCGCAGGTCGCCGTCATCATGGGCCCCTGCGCCGGCGGGGCGGTCTACTCCCCCGGCATCCAGGACTTCATCTTCATGGTGAAGGGCACCAGCCACATGTTCATCACCGGCCCGGACGTCATCAAGGCCGTGACCAAGGAGGAGGTGACCCAGGAGGAACTGGGCTCCGCCGCCACCCACAACACCCTGAGCGGCGTGGCCCACTTCATGGTGGAGGACGAGGCAGAAGCCCTCTCCCGGGTCAAGACCCTGCTGGGCTTCCTCCCGGCCAACAACCTCGACCTCCCGCCCATCGTTGAGACCACCGACGACCCCCAGCGGATCTGCGACGACCTCTACGACATCGTTCCCCTCGACCCCATCAAGGCCTACGAGGTGAAGGACGTCATCCGCTCCGTGGTGGACAACGGCTTCTTCCTGGAAGTCCATGAACACTACGCCCCCAACATCACCGTGGGCTTCGCCCGCCTGGGCGGACGCTCCGTGGGCGTGGTGGCCAACAACCCCCAGCACTTCGCGGGGACGCTGGACATCAACGCCTCGGTGAAGGGCGCCCGCTTCGTGCGCTTCTGCGACGCCTTCAACATCCCGCTGGTGGTCCTGGTGGACGTCCCGGGTTTCCTGCCCGGCAAAAGCCAGGAACTCAACGGCATCATCCGCCACGGGGCCAAGCTCATGTACGCCTTCTCCGAGGCCACGGTCCCGCGGGTCACGGTGACCCTGCGCAAGTCCTACGGCGGCGCCTACATTGTGATGAACTCCAAGCACATCGGGGCCGACCTCAGCTTCGCCTGGCCGTCGGCGGAGATCGCGGTCATGGGGCCGGAAGGCGCCATCAACGTCATCTTCCGCAAGGAACTGGCCCAGGCCGAGGACTCGGCCGCCAGGCGGCTGCAGCTCCTCGACGACTACCGCAAGAAGTTCGCCAACCCCAAGCTCCCCTCGGAGCACGGTTTCATCGACGAGATCATCCCGCCGCACCTCACCCGGGTCCGCCTGGTGTCCGCCATGGAGTCCCTGCAGGGGAAACGCACCCACAAGCCGGCCCGCAAGCACGGCAACATTCCGCTGTAG
- a CDS encoding C69 family dipeptidase, with protein MPRSTAHRILAVGLLAACLAVPGFACTNYIVTRGASADGSVNVTYSADSHTLYGELYYTPAREHLDGEMLDVCEWDTGKYLGRIRQVPKTFAVVGNMNEHQLVIGETTFGGRKECEGGKGSMDYGGLIYITLQRAKTAREAIRIMGEFVKEYGYVSEGETFSIADANEAWIMDLIGKGPDAKGAVWVARRVPDGYICAHANQARIRQFPLDDPENCLFAPDVISFAREKGFFKGEDKDFSFVDAYAPPDFGALRACEARVYAFFNRAAPSLKLPTDYVMGNPKAEPLPLWIKPDRKLSVRDVMELMRDHFEGTPMDMTKDIGAGPYVAPYRWRPMTWKVDGQEYFNERATSTQQTGFSFVSQARSWLPDPIGGVLWFGVDDTFSTVYFPAYCGIREIPHNFAVGTGDFGHFTWESAWWVFNFVANTAYSRYCDMIKDIQVVQRELEGQFASAQPTVEAEALAIHKESPDRARAFLTAYSCRVAEQTVKRWRKLGESLLVKYLDGNVRDEKGNVKHPGYPESWYRAILKAHPDQFKVPRTDQPQTH; from the coding sequence ATGCCCAGATCCACCGCTCACCGCATCCTCGCCGTCGGCCTCCTTGCGGCGTGCCTAGCCGTCCCCGGTTTCGCCTGCACCAACTACATCGTCACCCGGGGGGCCTCCGCCGACGGGTCGGTCAACGTCACCTACTCCGCGGACTCCCACACCCTCTACGGCGAACTCTACTACACGCCGGCGCGCGAGCACCTGGACGGAGAGATGCTGGACGTCTGCGAGTGGGACACCGGCAAGTACCTGGGCCGGATCCGGCAGGTCCCGAAAACCTTCGCCGTGGTGGGGAACATGAACGAGCACCAGCTGGTGATCGGCGAGACCACCTTCGGTGGCCGCAAGGAGTGCGAGGGCGGCAAGGGGTCCATGGACTACGGCGGCCTGATCTACATCACCCTCCAGCGGGCGAAGACCGCCCGGGAGGCCATCCGGATCATGGGCGAGTTCGTGAAGGAGTACGGGTACGTCAGCGAGGGCGAGACCTTCTCCATCGCCGACGCCAACGAGGCCTGGATCATGGACCTCATCGGCAAGGGGCCCGACGCCAAGGGCGCCGTCTGGGTGGCCCGCCGGGTTCCCGACGGCTACATTTGCGCCCACGCCAACCAGGCGCGGATCCGGCAGTTCCCCCTCGACGACCCGGAGAACTGCCTCTTTGCCCCCGACGTGATCAGCTTCGCCCGCGAGAAGGGCTTCTTCAAGGGGGAGGACAAGGACTTCAGCTTCGTGGACGCCTACGCCCCGCCCGACTTCGGCGCCCTGCGCGCCTGCGAGGCCCGGGTCTACGCCTTCTTCAACCGGGCCGCACCCAGCCTGAAGCTGCCCACCGACTACGTCATGGGAAACCCCAAGGCGGAACCGCTGCCCCTGTGGATCAAGCCCGACCGGAAACTCTCCGTCCGCGACGTCATGGAGCTGATGCGGGACCACTTCGAGGGGACGCCCATGGACATGACGAAGGACATCGGCGCCGGCCCTTACGTCGCACCCTACCGCTGGCGCCCCATGACCTGGAAGGTGGACGGCCAGGAGTACTTCAACGAGCGGGCCACCTCGACCCAGCAGACGGGCTTCTCCTTCGTCTCCCAGGCCCGGTCCTGGCTCCCCGACCCCATCGGCGGGGTCCTCTGGTTCGGCGTGGACGACACCTTCTCCACGGTTTACTTCCCCGCCTACTGCGGGATCCGGGAAATCCCCCACAACTTCGCGGTGGGGACCGGCGACTTCGGGCATTTCACCTGGGAATCGGCCTGGTGGGTGTTCAACTTCGTCGCCAACACCGCGTATTCCCGGTATTGTGACATGATCAAGGACATCCAGGTGGTGCAGCGGGAGCTCGAGGGGCAGTTCGCATCCGCGCAGCCCACGGTCGAAGCCGAGGCCCTGGCCATCCACAAGGAGTCCCCCGACCGCGCCCGTGCCTTCCTGACGGCCTATTCGTGCCGGGTGGCCGAGCAGACGGTCAAGCGCTGGCGCAAACTCGGGGAATCCCTCCTCGTCAAGTACCTGGACGGGAACGTCCGGGACGAGAAGGGCAACGTCAAGCACCCGGGATACCCCGAGTCCTGGTACCGGGCGATCCTGAAGGCGCACCCCGACCAGTTCAAGGTCCCCAGGACCGATCAGCCGCAAACCCACTGA